The following coding sequences are from one Triticum dicoccoides isolate Atlit2015 ecotype Zavitan chromosome 4A, WEW_v2.0, whole genome shotgun sequence window:
- the LOC119286690 gene encoding uncharacterized protein LOC119286690: MMLMALRPRPPTILPALWAPREGRKRGMARRGKGGGGAGVGDAARAVWRRGPARPRLLVVSAVAWALLLLAFHLPSAYFLSVVVIVCMQLTRTMSAATSPTRASWKRRPRSSPPLMVRARPTWMVAAKANTNEDVVLEFVGDLIPFDKARATTSASPWMAGGGGWFVQDGEVGEEEL; encoded by the exons ATGATGTTGATGGCGCTGCGGCCGCGGCCCCCGACCATCCTGCCGGCGCTGTGGGCCCCGCGGGAGGGAAGGAAGAGGGGAATGGCGAGGCGAGGCAAaggaggcggcggggctggcgTCGGGGACGCGGCGCGGGCGGTGTGGCGCAGGGGACCGGCGCGGCCGCGGCTCCTGGTTGTCTCCGCCGTGGCCTGGGCGCTGCTCCTCCTCGCCTTCCACCTCCCCTCCGCCTACTTCCTCTCAG TGGTGGTCATCGTGTGCATGCAATTAACCAGGACGATGAGTGCGGCGACGAGTCCGACCAGGGCGAGCTGGAAGAGGAGGCCCAGGAGCTCGCCGCCCCTCATGGTGAGGGCGCGCCCGACTTGGATGGTGGCCGCCAAGGCCAACACCAATGAGGATGTCGTCCTGGAGTTTGTCGGGGACCTCATCCCATTTGACAAGGCGCGTGCCACTACGAGCGCGTCCCCATGGATGGCGGGAG GTGGAGGGTGGTTTGTGCAGGATGGGGAGGTGGGAGAAGAAGAACTCTGA